The Felis catus isolate Fca126 chromosome X, F.catus_Fca126_mat1.0, whole genome shotgun sequence genome includes a region encoding these proteins:
- the TFE3 gene encoding transcription factor E3 isoform X1 produces MSHAAEPARDGVEASAEGPRAVFVLLEERRPADSAQLLSLNSLLPESGIVADIELESVLDPDSFYELKSQPLPPRSSLPISLQATPATLSASSSAGGSRTPAMSSSSSSRVLLRQQLMRAQAQEQERRERREQAAASSFPSPAPASPAISVVGVSTGGHTLGRPPPAQVPREVLKVQTHLENPTRYHLQQARRQQVKQYLSTTLGPKLASQALTPPPGAASAQPLPAPEAAHATGPTGSAPNSPMALLTIGSSSEKEIDDVIDEIISLESSYNDEMLSYLPGGTAGLQLPSTLPVSGNLLDVYSSQGVATPAITVSNSCPAELPNIKREISETEAKALLKERQKKDNHNLIERRRRFNINDRIKELGTLIPKSSDPEMRWNKGTILKASVDYIRKLQKEQQRSKDLESRQRSLEQTNRSLQLRIQELELQAQIHGLPVPPTPGLLSLATTSASDSLKPEQLDVEEEGRPGTATFHAAGGSAQSAPHQQPPAPPSDALLDLHFPSDHLGDLGDPFHLGLEDILMEEEEGVVGGLSGALSPLRAASDPLLSSVSPAVSKASSRRSSFSMEEES; encoded by the exons ATGTCTCATGCGGCCGAGCCAGCTCGGGACGGCGTAGAGGCCAGCGCGGAAGGCCCTCGAGCCGTGTTCGTGCTGTTGGAGGAGCGCAGGCCAGCCGACTCGGCCCAGCTGCTCAG CCTCAACTCTTTGCTTCCGGAATCTGGGATTGTTGCTGACATCGAGTTAGAAAGCGTCCTTGATCCTGACAGCTTCTACGAGCTCAAAAGCCAACCCCTACCACCACGCTCAAG CCTCCCAATATCACTGCAAGCCACCCCAGCTACACTCTCTGCATCATCTTCTGCAGGGGGCTCCAGGACCCCTGCCATGTCGTCATCTTCTTCATCGCGGGTCTTGCTGCGGCAGCAGCTAATGCGGGCCCAGGCCCAGGAGCAGGAGAGGCGTGAGCGTCGGGAACAGGCTGcagcctcttccttccccagTCCTGCACCTGCCTCTCCTGCCATCTCTGTGGTCGGCGTCTCCACTGGGGGCCACACATTGGGCCGTCCTCCCCCTGCTCAGGTGCCCAGGGAGGTGCTCAAG GTGCAGACCCATCTAGAGAACCCGACGCGTTACCACCTGCAGCAGGCACGCCGGCAGCAGGTGAAACAGTACCTGTCCACCACACTTGGCCCCAAGCTGGCTTCCCAGGCCCTCACCCCACCACCGGGGGCTGCAagtgcccagcccctccctgcccctgaggCTGCCCATGCTACTGGCCCCACCGGCAGTGCTCCCAACAGCCCCATGGCTCTACTCACCATCGGGTCCAGCTCAGAGAAGGAG ATTGATGATGTCATCGATGAGATCATCAGCCTGGAATCCAGTTACAACGATGAGATGCTCAGCTATCTGCCTGGAGGCACTGCAGGGCTGCAGCTCCCCAGCACG ctgccTGTGTCAGGGAATCTGCTTGATGTGTACAGCAGTCAGGGCGTGGCCACGCCTGCCATCACCGTCAGCAACTCCTGCCCTGCTGAGCTGCCCAACATCAAACGGGAGATCTCTG AGACAGAGGCCAAGGCCCTTTTGAAGGAACGACAGAAAAAAGACAATCACAACCTAA ttgAGCGTCGCCGGCGATTCAACATTAACGACAGGATCAAGGAACTGGGCACCCTTATCCCCAAGTCCAGTGACCC GGAGATGCGCTGGAACAAGGGCACCATCCTGAAAGCCTCTGTGGATTATATCCGCAAGTTGCAGAAGGAACAGCAACGCTCTAAAGACCTGGAGAGCCGGCAGCGATCCCTGGAGCAAACCAACCGCAGCCTGCAGCTCCGAATTCAG GAGCTAGAATTGCAGGCACAGATCCATGGTCTGCCAGTACCTCCCACCCCAGGGCTGCTCTCCCTGGCCACAACTTCTGCCTCTGACAGCCTCAAACCAGAGCAGCTGGACGTTGAGGAGGAGGGCAGGCCAGGCACAGCAACATTTCATGCAGCTGGGGGCTCTGCCCAGAGTGCTCCCCATCAGCAGCCCCCAGCGCCACCCTCGGATGCCCTTCTGGACCTGCATTTTCCCAGTGACCACCTGGGGGATCTGGGGGACCCCTTCCATCTAGGGCTGGAGGACATtctgatggaggaggaggagggggtggtgggaggacTGTCTGGTGCCCTGTCCCCTCTGCGGGCTGCCTCCGACCCCCTGCTCTCATCGGTATCCCCCGCTGTCTCCAAGGCCAGCAGTCGCCGCAGCAGCTTCAGCATGGAGGAGGAGTCCTGA
- the TFE3 gene encoding transcription factor E3 isoform X2, translating into MSSSSSSRVLLRQQLMRAQAQEQERRERREQAAASSFPSPAPASPAISVVGVSTGGHTLGRPPPAQVPREVLKVQTHLENPTRYHLQQARRQQVKQYLSTTLGPKLASQALTPPPGAASAQPLPAPEAAHATGPTGSAPNSPMALLTIGSSSEKEIDDVIDEIISLESSYNDEMLSYLPGGTAGLQLPSTLPVSGNLLDVYSSQGVATPAITVSNSCPAELPNIKREISETEAKALLKERQKKDNHNLIERRRRFNINDRIKELGTLIPKSSDPEMRWNKGTILKASVDYIRKLQKEQQRSKDLESRQRSLEQTNRSLQLRIQELELQAQIHGLPVPPTPGLLSLATTSASDSLKPEQLDVEEEGRPGTATFHAAGGSAQSAPHQQPPAPPSDALLDLHFPSDHLGDLGDPFHLGLEDILMEEEEGVVGGLSGALSPLRAASDPLLSSVSPAVSKASSRRSSFSMEEES; encoded by the exons ATGTCGTCATCTTCTTCATCGCGGGTCTTGCTGCGGCAGCAGCTAATGCGGGCCCAGGCCCAGGAGCAGGAGAGGCGTGAGCGTCGGGAACAGGCTGcagcctcttccttccccagTCCTGCACCTGCCTCTCCTGCCATCTCTGTGGTCGGCGTCTCCACTGGGGGCCACACATTGGGCCGTCCTCCCCCTGCTCAGGTGCCCAGGGAGGTGCTCAAG GTGCAGACCCATCTAGAGAACCCGACGCGTTACCACCTGCAGCAGGCACGCCGGCAGCAGGTGAAACAGTACCTGTCCACCACACTTGGCCCCAAGCTGGCTTCCCAGGCCCTCACCCCACCACCGGGGGCTGCAagtgcccagcccctccctgcccctgaggCTGCCCATGCTACTGGCCCCACCGGCAGTGCTCCCAACAGCCCCATGGCTCTACTCACCATCGGGTCCAGCTCAGAGAAGGAG ATTGATGATGTCATCGATGAGATCATCAGCCTGGAATCCAGTTACAACGATGAGATGCTCAGCTATCTGCCTGGAGGCACTGCAGGGCTGCAGCTCCCCAGCACG ctgccTGTGTCAGGGAATCTGCTTGATGTGTACAGCAGTCAGGGCGTGGCCACGCCTGCCATCACCGTCAGCAACTCCTGCCCTGCTGAGCTGCCCAACATCAAACGGGAGATCTCTG AGACAGAGGCCAAGGCCCTTTTGAAGGAACGACAGAAAAAAGACAATCACAACCTAA ttgAGCGTCGCCGGCGATTCAACATTAACGACAGGATCAAGGAACTGGGCACCCTTATCCCCAAGTCCAGTGACCC GGAGATGCGCTGGAACAAGGGCACCATCCTGAAAGCCTCTGTGGATTATATCCGCAAGTTGCAGAAGGAACAGCAACGCTCTAAAGACCTGGAGAGCCGGCAGCGATCCCTGGAGCAAACCAACCGCAGCCTGCAGCTCCGAATTCAG GAGCTAGAATTGCAGGCACAGATCCATGGTCTGCCAGTACCTCCCACCCCAGGGCTGCTCTCCCTGGCCACAACTTCTGCCTCTGACAGCCTCAAACCAGAGCAGCTGGACGTTGAGGAGGAGGGCAGGCCAGGCACAGCAACATTTCATGCAGCTGGGGGCTCTGCCCAGAGTGCTCCCCATCAGCAGCCCCCAGCGCCACCCTCGGATGCCCTTCTGGACCTGCATTTTCCCAGTGACCACCTGGGGGATCTGGGGGACCCCTTCCATCTAGGGCTGGAGGACATtctgatggaggaggaggagggggtggtgggaggacTGTCTGGTGCCCTGTCCCCTCTGCGGGCTGCCTCCGACCCCCTGCTCTCATCGGTATCCCCCGCTGTCTCCAAGGCCAGCAGTCGCCGCAGCAGCTTCAGCATGGAGGAGGAGTCCTGA